A genome region from Brooklawnia propionicigenes includes the following:
- the lysS gene encoding lysine--tRNA ligase — protein sequence MIGTGREPYPVDMHRTHTLSEVRAGWPDLDKGEETQDVVEIGGRVVFLRNTGKLCFATLQDGFSQDSSGERLQVMISLAEVGEQALADWKADVDLGDFVWVRGRVISSRRGELSVMASEWKIASKALRPLPALHKELSEESRVRQRYADLIVRPEARDMVRLRAAITRSLRETLDSEGFLEVETPTLQLIHGGAAARPFNTHLNAFDTDMTLRIALELYLKRVMVGGIDAVYEIGRIFRNEGIDSTHSAEFTMLEAYQSWGDDKTIAALTKEMIMNAADVAGVHQIERSDGRVIDLDAEWRWLPIYDAVSDAVGEVVDVDTSIQHLHELCEAREVEFDPKWGNGKLVMELYEHLVEPDLVNPTFVCDFPEVAQPLARRHRSKPGLIEAWDLIIGGVERATGFNELIDPIIQREILTAQSLAAAAGDPEAMQLDEDFLAALELGAPPMGGMGMGIDRLIMLFTDAGIRETILFPLLRPQA from the coding sequence ATGATCGGAACTGGTCGCGAACCCTACCCCGTCGACATGCACCGCACTCACACGCTGAGCGAGGTGCGGGCCGGCTGGCCCGATCTGGACAAGGGCGAGGAGACCCAAGATGTCGTCGAGATCGGCGGCCGTGTCGTCTTCCTGCGCAACACCGGCAAGCTGTGCTTCGCCACCTTGCAGGACGGTTTCAGTCAGGATTCCAGCGGTGAGCGGCTGCAGGTGATGATCTCGCTGGCCGAGGTCGGTGAGCAGGCGCTGGCCGACTGGAAGGCCGATGTCGATCTGGGCGACTTCGTCTGGGTGCGCGGGCGCGTCATCTCGTCGCGCCGCGGCGAACTGTCGGTGATGGCCTCCGAGTGGAAGATCGCCAGCAAGGCGCTTCGTCCGCTGCCCGCTCTTCACAAGGAGCTTTCAGAAGAATCGCGGGTGCGGCAGCGCTACGCCGACCTGATCGTGCGCCCCGAGGCGCGCGACATGGTGCGACTGCGTGCGGCGATCACCCGCAGCCTGCGCGAGACCCTCGACTCCGAGGGCTTTCTTGAGGTCGAGACACCCACCCTGCAACTGATCCATGGTGGTGCGGCGGCGCGTCCGTTCAACACCCACCTCAATGCGTTCGACACCGACATGACCCTGCGCATCGCGCTCGAGCTGTACCTCAAGCGCGTGATGGTCGGCGGCATCGACGCGGTTTACGAAATCGGCCGGATCTTCCGGAATGAAGGCATCGACTCGACGCATTCGGCCGAGTTCACCATGCTGGAGGCCTACCAGTCGTGGGGCGACGACAAGACGATCGCCGCTCTCACCAAGGAAATGATCATGAATGCGGCCGATGTCGCCGGAGTGCATCAGATCGAGCGGTCGGACGGCCGGGTCATCGATCTGGACGCCGAGTGGCGATGGCTGCCGATCTACGACGCGGTCAGTGACGCGGTCGGTGAGGTTGTGGACGTCGACACCTCGATCCAGCATCTGCACGAGCTCTGCGAGGCCCGCGAGGTCGAGTTCGATCCGAAGTGGGGCAATGGCAAGTTGGTGATGGAGCTCTACGAGCATCTGGTCGAGCCCGATCTGGTCAACCCGACGTTTGTCTGTGATTTCCCGGAGGTCGCGCAGCCCCTTGCCCGCCGGCATCGCAGCAAGCCGGGTCTGATCGAGGCCTGGGATCTCATCATCGGCGGGGTCGAGCGGGCTACCGGCTTCAATGAGCTGATCGATCCGATCATCCAGCGCGAGATCCTCACCGCGCAGTCGTTGGCCGCAGCGGCTGGTGATCCCGAGGCCATGCAGTTGGACGAGGACTTCCTCGCAGCGCTCGAGCTGGGTGCGCCCCCCATGGGCGGCATGGGCATGGGCATCGACCGGCTGATCATGCTGTTCACCGATGCGGGCATCCGCGAGACGATCCTGTTCCCGTTGCTTCGCCCGCAAGCCTGA
- a CDS encoding ABC transporter ATP-binding protein: MLIKLIGRYIRPYRGEIIAVLILQLIAAVASLLLPSLNARIIDDGVAKGDTAFILSHGAIMLAVALTQAVSQVAAVYFAARAAMGFGRDIRAGIFDRTLSFSAREVNQFGAPSLITRTTNDVQQVQMLVLMTGAIMVSAPMMMIGGVIMALREDAGLSWLIVVAVVLLGSVVGVLVFKMTPLFQENQRKIDNLNQVVREQITGIRVIRAFNREPLERERFSGANDALMRLGYSIGALFAVLFPFVMLVMNLGSVSVMWFGGLRVDAGEMQIGQLTAFLTYLMQILMSVLMATMMAMLAPRAAVCADRIMEVLNTESSVVPPADPVTQLPESGTVRFDDVQFSYPGADSPVLTGINFEMQPGQTTAVVGSTGSGKTTLVSLIPRLFDVTGGRVLVDGVDVRDIDPDVLWSRVGLVPQKPYLFSGTIASNLRYGRPDATDEQIWQALDTAQASDFVEEMDSTIDAPIAQGGTNVSGGQRQRLSIARALVKRPEIYVFDDAFSALDVATDARLRAALAGQTKDAAVLIVAQRVSTVRQADQIIVLDEGTIVGVGTHTELLDSCQTYREIVESQLSIEEAA; this comes from the coding sequence ATGCTCATCAAGCTCATCGGCCGCTATATCCGGCCTTATCGCGGCGAGATCATCGCCGTCCTGATACTTCAGCTGATCGCAGCCGTGGCATCCCTGCTGCTGCCGAGTCTCAATGCCCGGATCATCGATGACGGCGTCGCCAAGGGTGACACCGCTTTCATCCTCAGCCATGGCGCGATCATGCTCGCGGTGGCGCTCACCCAGGCCGTCAGCCAGGTAGCCGCGGTCTATTTCGCGGCCCGCGCCGCGATGGGGTTCGGACGCGACATTCGCGCCGGGATCTTCGATCGGACGCTGTCGTTCAGCGCCCGCGAGGTGAATCAGTTCGGTGCCCCGTCCCTGATCACCCGCACCACCAACGACGTCCAGCAGGTGCAGATGCTCGTGCTGATGACCGGCGCCATCATGGTCTCGGCGCCCATGATGATGATCGGCGGTGTCATCATGGCGCTGCGTGAAGATGCCGGCCTGAGCTGGCTGATCGTCGTCGCGGTCGTCCTGCTCGGCTCGGTGGTCGGCGTCCTCGTGTTCAAGATGACCCCGCTCTTCCAGGAGAACCAGCGCAAGATCGACAACCTTAACCAGGTCGTCCGAGAGCAGATCACCGGCATCCGCGTGATTCGCGCCTTCAACCGCGAGCCGCTCGAACGCGAGCGCTTCAGCGGCGCCAACGACGCCCTGATGCGCCTCGGCTATTCCATCGGCGCGCTGTTCGCGGTGCTGTTTCCGTTCGTGATGCTGGTGATGAACCTCGGCAGCGTCTCGGTGATGTGGTTCGGCGGGCTGCGGGTGGATGCCGGCGAGATGCAGATCGGTCAGCTGACCGCCTTCCTCACCTATCTCATGCAGATCCTGATGAGCGTCTTGATGGCGACGATGATGGCGATGCTGGCCCCGCGCGCAGCCGTCTGCGCCGATCGCATCATGGAGGTGCTGAACACCGAGTCGTCCGTGGTGCCTCCCGCCGATCCCGTCACGCAGCTGCCCGAGTCGGGCACCGTCCGCTTCGACGATGTGCAATTCAGCTACCCGGGAGCCGATTCCCCGGTGCTGACCGGCATCAACTTCGAGATGCAGCCCGGCCAGACCACTGCGGTGGTCGGCTCGACCGGTTCCGGCAAGACCACCCTGGTCAGCCTGATCCCGCGGCTGTTCGATGTCACCGGCGGACGAGTGCTGGTCGACGGCGTCGACGTGCGCGACATCGATCCCGATGTCTTGTGGTCACGGGTCGGACTCGTGCCCCAGAAGCCCTACCTGTTCAGCGGCACGATCGCGTCCAATCTTCGTTACGGACGCCCGGATGCGACTGACGAGCAGATTTGGCAGGCGCTCGACACCGCGCAGGCCAGCGATTTCGTCGAAGAAATGGATTCGACGATCGATGCGCCGATCGCCCAGGGCGGCACCAACGTCTCCGGCGGCCAGCGCCAGCGGCTGTCGATTGCACGCGCCCTGGTCAAGCGTCCAGAGATCTACGTCTTCGACGACGCGTTCAGCGCGCTGGATGTCGCCACCGATGCGCGACTGCGCGCAGCCCTGGCGGGCCAGACCAAGGACGCGGCCGTGCTGATCGTCGCGCAGAGGGTCTCCACGGTGCGTCAGGCCGATCAGATCATCGTCTTGGACGAAGGCACCATCGTGGGCGTGGGCACCCACACCGAACTGTTGGACAGCTGCCAGACCTACCGAGAGATCGTGGAATCCCAGCTCAGCATTGAGGAGGCGGCGTGA
- a CDS encoding Na(+)/H(+) antiporter subunit C → MIDMAPSLPLLILVGVLVGAGVILVLERSLSRIIIGVSLITYGVNVLLLMAGGRAGGPPILGQSEVSEMADPLPQAMVLTAIVIGLALTAFMLAMAYRTWQLNGDDEVQDDREDRRIALAAARDAVAERVTDDSGATLDEQAASIFDETEDLPAVMVTPPPKARKTQAGGADSEPR, encoded by the coding sequence ATGATCGACATGGCCCCCTCGCTGCCGCTGCTCATCCTGGTCGGCGTCCTGGTCGGCGCCGGGGTGATACTCGTCCTCGAGCGCTCGCTGAGCCGCATCATCATCGGGGTCAGCCTGATCACCTACGGCGTGAACGTGCTGCTGCTGATGGCCGGCGGCCGGGCCGGTGGCCCGCCGATCCTCGGGCAGTCCGAAGTCTCCGAGATGGCCGATCCGCTGCCGCAGGCGATGGTGCTGACCGCGATCGTCATCGGGCTCGCTCTGACCGCATTCATGCTTGCCATGGCCTATCGGACCTGGCAGCTCAACGGCGACGACGAGGTGCAGGACGACCGTGAGGACCGCCGGATCGCTCTTGCTGCGGCCCGTGATGCGGTTGCCGAACGCGTGACGGATGACTCGGGCGCCACCTTGGACGAGCAGGCCGCGAGCATCTTCGATGAGACCGAGGACCTGCCTGCGGTAATGGTGACCCCTCCGCCCAAGGCTAGGAAGACCCAGGCGGGGGGTGCCGACAGTGAACCCCGCTGA
- a CDS encoding DUF4862 family protein, whose translation MKLFSSAYNTWPADNEGRLAFVTELAERDWVGGLELGYADSLAWPAGAPADLPAIVSGVPGTTGHNATDPDFGLASPDEAGRQRALEWARGEALAVARLVAEGHPIKAVQLHSAPTGKADAAKFADSLIELAGLDWGGIPLWVEHCDAHVEGQAPQKGYLSLDEEIAVLKQVSAAVPQVSWGLVINWARSAIEGRSAQTPLEHIKTAAASGWLRHVGFSSCADSENAWGGPWADQHVPLAGTAAAPEGSLLGAAEVAAAIAAAGDVSYGLKIALRPKDMPGEQKLAALDENAALIIANA comes from the coding sequence ATGAAACTGTTCTCGTCCGCCTACAACACCTGGCCCGCTGATAATGAGGGCCGACTCGCGTTCGTGACCGAATTGGCTGAGCGCGATTGGGTGGGTGGCCTGGAACTGGGCTACGCCGATTCGCTCGCCTGGCCCGCCGGCGCGCCGGCCGATCTGCCCGCCATCGTCAGCGGCGTTCCCGGAACCACTGGTCACAACGCCACGGACCCCGATTTCGGCCTTGCTTCCCCCGATGAAGCCGGACGTCAGCGTGCCCTCGAATGGGCCCGCGGAGAAGCTCTGGCCGTGGCCAGGCTGGTCGCCGAGGGACATCCCATCAAGGCCGTCCAATTGCATTCGGCGCCGACCGGCAAGGCGGATGCGGCCAAGTTCGCCGACTCGCTGATCGAGTTGGCCGGGCTCGACTGGGGGGGCATCCCGCTGTGGGTGGAGCACTGCGACGCCCACGTCGAGGGTCAGGCACCGCAGAAGGGCTACCTGAGCCTGGACGAGGAGATCGCGGTGCTCAAGCAGGTGTCTGCGGCAGTTCCGCAGGTCAGCTGGGGTTTGGTGATCAACTGGGCGCGCAGCGCCATCGAGGGCCGCAGCGCCCAGACCCCGCTGGAACACATCAAGACCGCGGCCGCATCAGGCTGGCTGCGCCATGTCGGGTTCTCCAGCTGCGCAGACTCGGAGAATGCCTGGGGTGGCCCGTGGGCCGACCAGCACGTGCCGCTTGCCGGCACTGCCGCAGCCCCCGAGGGTTCGCTGCTGGGTGCCGCCGAAGTTGCCGCTGCCATCGCGGCGGCCGGCGATGTCAGCTATGGGCTGAAGATCGCTTTGCGTCCCAAGGACATGCCTGGCGAGCAGAAGCTGGCTGCCCTGGACGAGAACGCCGCACTGATCATCGCCAACGCCTAG
- a CDS encoding Na+/H+ antiporter subunit A — translation MIQLLCAYAVAAVLAPALFKELGRKAFGMLAIVPAVTAGWAVTQTSKVFAGAYPSQSVPWVPELGLDLVFRLDVLSWLMTLIVSGVGALILIYCWCYFGHNAGHLGRFGGVFVAFAGAMFGLVTSDNTLIVYLFWELTTVFSFLLIGHYHDRQPSRVAAMQAIIVTTFGGLAMLGGLIMLGIVPGGSFSVSQLVESAAAGTLGQGAHPAIVPVAVVLVLLGALTKSAQIPFHFWLPAAMAAPTPVSGYLHAAAMVKAGIYLVARLAPGFADFPGWRPIILVAGLATMIIGGYRALRQHDLKLLLAFGTVSQLGLIMVLVGYGERAVALAGLTMLFAHAMFKASLFLAVGAIDHEYGTRDLRELSGVGRAMPGFTVATTVALASMAGIPPTLGYVGKEAALEAFTHEGQWLILAVIVIGSIFTVGYTLRFWWGAFASKPGVEPAAEHRLDARLGLPIGILAFVGLAAGMAPGFTEGLLAPYARTFEGYDGHLTLWGGFGIPLAATVLVIAGGIVLFVYRNQINKFQAKFTIPAADQVYRKIIHGINNFSADVTAGIQTGSLPNYLAVILLTMVGACGLLIIIGGDVPGLDVPRIWDNPVQAGIVVLACIAAVLVVRSRRRMKAVMLTAFIGYATALLFALQGAPDLALTQALVETVTLVVLVLVLRRLPPYFSNRPYTSDHVRRIVIGAVVGAAVALLGWVAASARIAPPVTVHYPEEVYAFGYGRNIVNVTLVDTRAWDTLGEVSVLLAAATGVASLIFVRERHQSLELRKVLQSAVKAPQVWGRGIPRAAEAELMVSRFTHPPDPNQPSSQRRGRTWLPGAATLAPVRRSLVFEIGARFVFHPLVLFSLYLLFAGHNSPGGGFAGGVLAGIALIIRYLAGGRYELALAIRIRPGALLGLGMAVATTAALVPVLFGGTILQTTVFDFTLPIFHEVHLATALFFDTGVYLIVVGLVLDILSSLGGEIDRQAEAEGSSAPDIAHDATALEVNEEIHVGADLRAALERTAAGIPADAQASEGEVQR, via the coding sequence TTGATACAGCTGCTCTGCGCCTACGCAGTGGCAGCCGTGCTCGCGCCAGCGCTGTTCAAAGAACTCGGACGCAAGGCGTTCGGGATGCTGGCCATCGTCCCGGCCGTGACGGCCGGGTGGGCGGTCACCCAAACCAGCAAGGTCTTCGCCGGTGCCTATCCGAGCCAATCCGTGCCTTGGGTGCCCGAACTGGGCCTCGACCTCGTCTTCCGGCTCGACGTGCTCAGCTGGCTGATGACGCTGATCGTCAGCGGGGTCGGCGCGCTCATCCTGATCTACTGCTGGTGCTACTTCGGGCACAACGCCGGCCATCTCGGACGCTTCGGTGGGGTCTTCGTCGCCTTCGCCGGGGCGATGTTCGGCCTGGTCACCTCCGACAACACGCTCATCGTCTATCTCTTCTGGGAGCTGACGACCGTCTTCAGCTTCCTGCTGATCGGCCACTACCACGACCGGCAGCCCTCCCGGGTGGCCGCCATGCAGGCGATCATCGTCACCACCTTCGGTGGGCTGGCGATGCTCGGTGGGCTGATCATGCTCGGCATCGTCCCAGGTGGATCCTTCTCGGTCTCGCAGCTCGTCGAGTCTGCGGCCGCCGGGACGCTGGGCCAAGGCGCACATCCGGCGATCGTCCCGGTCGCGGTGGTGCTGGTCCTGCTGGGTGCGCTCACCAAATCGGCGCAGATCCCCTTCCACTTCTGGCTTCCCGCAGCGATGGCTGCACCCACCCCGGTCAGCGGCTATCTGCACGCGGCCGCCATGGTGAAGGCCGGCATCTACCTGGTCGCACGGCTGGCTCCCGGCTTCGCCGATTTCCCGGGCTGGCGTCCGATCATCCTCGTCGCGGGGCTGGCGACCATGATCATCGGGGGCTACCGGGCGTTGCGCCAGCACGACCTCAAACTGCTGCTCGCGTTCGGCACCGTCTCACAGCTCGGCCTGATCATGGTGCTGGTCGGTTACGGCGAGCGCGCGGTCGCGCTGGCCGGGCTGACCATGCTTTTTGCCCACGCGATGTTCAAGGCCTCGCTGTTCCTGGCGGTCGGCGCGATCGACCACGAGTACGGCACCCGCGATCTGCGCGAGCTTTCCGGTGTTGGACGCGCGATGCCCGGCTTCACCGTGGCGACGACGGTGGCGCTGGCGTCCATGGCCGGTATTCCCCCGACGCTGGGCTACGTCGGGAAGGAGGCCGCGCTCGAGGCCTTCACCCATGAGGGCCAGTGGCTGATTCTCGCGGTCATCGTCATCGGATCGATCTTCACCGTCGGCTACACCCTGCGCTTCTGGTGGGGCGCCTTCGCGTCCAAACCCGGTGTCGAGCCGGCCGCCGAGCACCGGCTGGACGCCCGGCTCGGCCTGCCCATCGGGATCCTCGCGTTCGTGGGCCTGGCCGCGGGAATGGCGCCTGGCTTCACCGAGGGCCTGCTCGCCCCCTACGCCCGGACTTTCGAGGGCTACGACGGTCATCTCACCTTGTGGGGAGGCTTCGGAATACCGCTCGCGGCGACCGTGCTGGTCATCGCAGGCGGCATCGTCTTGTTCGTCTACCGGAACCAGATCAACAAGTTCCAGGCCAAGTTCACCATCCCGGCGGCCGATCAGGTCTACCGGAAGATCATCCACGGCATCAACAACTTCTCGGCCGATGTCACAGCGGGAATCCAGACCGGTTCGCTGCCCAACTATCTCGCGGTCATCCTGCTGACCATGGTGGGCGCCTGCGGATTGCTGATCATCATCGGCGGGGACGTTCCCGGGCTCGATGTGCCAAGGATCTGGGACAACCCCGTGCAGGCCGGCATCGTGGTGCTGGCGTGTATCGCGGCGGTGCTGGTCGTCCGTTCGCGGCGCCGCATGAAGGCTGTCATGCTGACCGCGTTCATCGGCTACGCGACTGCGCTGCTGTTCGCGCTGCAGGGCGCCCCCGACCTGGCGCTCACCCAGGCGCTCGTCGAGACCGTCACCCTGGTCGTCCTGGTTCTCGTGCTGCGGCGGCTACCGCCGTACTTCTCCAACCGGCCCTATACGTCCGACCATGTCCGGCGGATCGTCATCGGGGCGGTCGTGGGTGCCGCGGTCGCCCTGCTCGGGTGGGTGGCCGCTTCGGCACGCATTGCTCCGCCGGTGACCGTGCACTATCCCGAAGAGGTCTATGCGTTCGGCTATGGACGCAATATCGTCAACGTCACCCTGGTCGACACCCGAGCCTGGGACACCCTTGGGGAGGTGTCGGTGCTGCTCGCGGCAGCCACCGGCGTCGCGTCCCTGATCTTCGTCCGCGAACGCCATCAGTCGCTGGAGTTGCGCAAGGTCCTGCAGTCCGCGGTGAAGGCGCCGCAGGTCTGGGGACGCGGCATCCCGCGCGCCGCCGAGGCCGAGTTGATGGTCTCGCGTTTCACTCATCCACCCGACCCGAACCAGCCGTCCTCGCAGCGCCGTGGCCGCACGTGGCTGCCCGGCGCCGCGACGCTGGCCCCGGTCCGCCGCTCCCTGGTCTTCGAGATCGGCGCGCGGTTCGTCTTCCACCCGCTCGTGCTGTTCTCGCTGTACCTGCTGTTCGCCGGCCACAACAGCCCCGGCGGTGGCTTCGCCGGCGGCGTGCTCGCCGGCATCGCACTGATCATCCGCTATCTGGCCGGTGGACGATACGAGCTGGCGCTGGCGATCCGGATACGCCCGGGTGCGCTGCTCGGTCTCGGCATGGCCGTGGCCACCACGGCAGCCCTGGTTCCGGTGCTGTTCGGGGGCACGATCCTGCAGACCACCGTCTTCGACTTCACATTGCCGATCTTCCATGAGGTGCATCTCGCGACGGCGCTGTTCTTCGACACCGGCGTCTATCTCATCGTCGTCGGCCTGGTGCTCGACATCTTGAGCTCGCTCGGCGGCGAGATCGACCGGCAGGCCGAGGCCGAGGGCAGCTCTGCGCCGGACATCGCTCACGACGCGACCGCCCTCGAGGTCAACGAGGAGATCCATGTGGGTGCCGATCTCCGCGCGGCCCTCGAGCGGACTGCGGCCGGCATCCCAGCAGACGCGCAGGCATCCGAAGGTGAGGTGCAGCGATGA
- a CDS encoding TetR/AcrR family transcriptional regulator: protein MSPDERRQAIIAATRPLLVARGGQFTIKEVAEAAGIAEGTIFRVFASKQDLMHAVVADILDTASLCRRIEALPDVPDFTAHLTALITLLTADADATHAAIAALRLASCEESDSSARLAHGGHHQGGKTNFHKRITQVRDAIIASITPWEAQLRLSPEQAAFLIQSTAFSALHFVLEDHPLSDPALLASTLTHGIYKD, encoded by the coding sequence ATGTCACCGGACGAGCGCCGGCAAGCCATCATCGCGGCCACCAGGCCGTTACTGGTGGCCCGCGGCGGCCAGTTCACCATCAAAGAGGTCGCCGAGGCCGCCGGGATCGCCGAAGGCACCATCTTCCGCGTCTTCGCGTCCAAACAAGACCTGATGCACGCCGTGGTCGCCGACATCCTCGACACCGCATCGCTGTGCCGGCGAATCGAGGCGCTGCCCGACGTGCCCGACTTCACCGCGCATCTGACTGCCTTGATCACCCTTCTCACCGCAGACGCGGACGCCACCCACGCGGCCATCGCCGCGCTCCGGCTGGCCAGCTGCGAAGAATCCGACAGCTCGGCGCGCCTGGCGCACGGTGGGCATCACCAAGGCGGGAAGACCAATTTCCACAAGCGCATCACTCAGGTGCGCGACGCCATCATCGCGTCCATCACGCCGTGGGAGGCGCAGCTACGGCTCTCCCCCGAGCAGGCGGCGTTCCTGATTCAGAGCACCGCTTTCAGCGCTCTGCATTTCGTCCTCGAGGACCATCCCCTCTCCGACCCAGCCTTGCTGGCCAGCACCCTGACACACGGAATCTACAAGGACTGA
- a CDS encoding ABC transporter ATP-binding protein, whose protein sequence is MNTNRRTPVKANARPKNAPRLGHGPGAGVAVAEKAVNFGPSLMRLLGFMKPERSRFAVVVLMGIASVAGTVVGPKILGKATDVIFTGIIGKNLPAGMTQQQVIDMLRASGQDQLADLLSGMTVVPGQGIDFSTLGHWLMLALGLYLVAAALGFLQNYLLNRAVQRTAFRMRDEMRAKMDRLPLSYFDSQPRGELLSRMTNDMDNVQQTLQQTLGQLLNSVLTVLGVTVMMLSVSALLTGITVLIVPLAAVVSMFIGKKAQRQFVAMWDATGELNGQVEEAYTGHSLVKVFGRQREVEATFGQTNDRLFNSAFRAQFISGIIMPVNFFIGNLNYVAIAVVGGLRVASGQMPLGSVQAFIQYSRMFTQPITQIASMANLLQSGVASAERIFEVLDADEMSPEQSGSLPAGISGHVAFRDVDFSYSPDHPLIQGLNMEALPGQTVAIVGPTGAGKTTLVNLLERFYEIDGGQISIDDTDITSISRSALREPLGMVLQDTWLFGGTIRQNIAYGKPDASEEEITAAAEAAHVDQFVHRLPAGYQTVINDEGTNVSAGEKQLITIARAFIKQPEVLILDEATSSVDTRTELLVQQAMARLRSGRTSFVIAHRLSTIRDADLILVMDHGAIVEQGNHDELIAAKGAYYDLYQSQFAAAINEA, encoded by the coding sequence GTGAACACCAATCGACGGACGCCGGTCAAGGCAAACGCGCGCCCCAAGAACGCACCCCGCCTGGGCCACGGTCCGGGCGCTGGAGTGGCTGTCGCGGAGAAGGCCGTCAACTTCGGGCCCTCGCTGATGCGGCTGCTGGGATTCATGAAACCCGAGCGCTCGCGGTTCGCGGTCGTCGTGCTCATGGGTATCGCCTCGGTGGCAGGAACCGTCGTGGGCCCGAAGATCTTGGGCAAGGCCACAGATGTGATCTTCACCGGGATCATCGGCAAGAATCTGCCCGCCGGCATGACCCAGCAGCAGGTCATCGACATGCTGCGCGCCAGCGGTCAGGACCAGTTGGCCGACCTGCTGTCGGGCATGACGGTCGTCCCCGGCCAGGGCATCGATTTCAGCACGCTTGGGCACTGGCTGATGCTGGCGCTCGGCCTCTACCTGGTGGCCGCGGCCCTCGGCTTCTTGCAGAACTACCTGTTGAACCGGGCCGTCCAGCGCACCGCCTTCCGGATGCGCGACGAGATGCGGGCGAAGATGGACCGCCTGCCGCTCAGCTATTTCGACTCGCAGCCCCGCGGCGAATTGCTCAGCCGGATGACCAACGACATGGACAATGTGCAGCAGACGCTGCAGCAGACGCTGGGGCAGCTGCTCAACTCGGTGCTCACCGTGCTCGGCGTGACGGTCATGATGCTCTCGGTCAGCGCGCTGCTGACCGGCATCACCGTGCTGATCGTGCCGTTGGCGGCTGTGGTCTCCATGTTCATTGGCAAGAAGGCTCAGCGGCAGTTCGTGGCCATGTGGGACGCCACCGGCGAACTGAATGGCCAGGTCGAGGAGGCCTACACCGGTCACTCGCTGGTGAAGGTCTTCGGACGCCAGCGTGAGGTCGAGGCCACCTTCGGTCAGACCAACGACCGGCTGTTCAATTCGGCGTTCCGCGCCCAGTTCATCTCGGGCATCATCATGCCGGTCAACTTCTTCATCGGGAACCTCAACTACGTCGCGATCGCCGTTGTCGGTGGCCTACGGGTGGCCAGCGGGCAGATGCCGCTGGGCAGCGTCCAGGCGTTCATCCAGTACTCCCGGATGTTCACCCAGCCGATCACCCAGATCGCTTCGATGGCGAATCTGCTGCAGTCCGGTGTCGCCTCGGCCGAGCGCATCTTCGAGGTGCTGGACGCCGACGAGATGAGCCCGGAGCAGTCCGGTTCGCTGCCGGCCGGCATCAGCGGCCATGTGGCCTTCCGCGATGTCGACTTCTCGTACTCACCGGACCACCCGCTGATCCAGGGCCTGAACATGGAGGCGCTGCCCGGCCAGACGGTCGCGATCGTCGGACCGACCGGTGCCGGCAAGACGACTCTCGTGAACCTGCTGGAGCGGTTCTACGAGATCGACGGCGGACAGATCAGTATCGACGACACCGACATCACGTCGATCTCCCGCTCGGCACTGCGCGAGCCGCTCGGCATGGTCCTGCAGGACACCTGGCTGTTCGGCGGCACCATCCGCCAGAACATCGCCTACGGCAAGCCGGACGCTTCCGAGGAGGAGATCACCGCCGCCGCCGAGGCCGCCCACGTCGACCAGTTCGTGCACCGGCTGCCGGCGGGCTACCAGACGGTGATCAACGACGAGGGAACCAACGTCTCCGCCGGCGAGAAGCAGCTGATCACCATCGCCCGGGCATTCATCAAGCAGCCCGAGGTGCTGATCCTGGACGAGGCGACCTCCTCGGTCGACACCCGCACCGAACTGCTCGTCCAGCAGGCGATGGCCCGGTTGCGTTCGGGACGCACGAGCTTCGTCATCGCGCACCGGCTGTCGACGATCCGCGACGCCGATCTGATCCTCGTGATGGATCACGGCGCGATCGTCGAACAGGGCAATCACGATGAGCTGATCGCGGCCAAGGGCGCTTACTACGACCTCTACCAGTCACAGTTCGCGGCAGCCATCAATGAGGCCTGA